Proteins found in one Hyla sarda isolate aHylSar1 chromosome 7, aHylSar1.hap1, whole genome shotgun sequence genomic segment:
- the LOC130282099 gene encoding uncharacterized protein LOC130282099 produces MVVLPLVIFTNVIQIQYSGYIVHFGFLSMNYMLEPSTQTPANVNLGFVPSDPPSYSQATNYGPPPPFQQPAPSPPPPPYPCLAPTSSSDVSNEWKDYLQPPPYSE; encoded by the exons ATGGTTGTCCTACCTTTAGTTATTTTTACTAATGTGATACAGATACAGTACTCCGGCTATATTGTACACTTCGGGTTCCTTTCCATGAATTATATGTTGGAGCCTTCTACACAG ACCCCTGCAAATGTAAATCTTGGTTTTGTACCCTCGGACCCTCCTTCATATTCACAAGCAACAAACTATGGACCACCACCACCATTTCAGCAACCTGCACCGTCACCCCCACCACCCCCATATCCTTGTTTAGCACCAACTTCCTCATCTGATGTTTCTAATGAATGGAAAGACTATTTACAACCACCACCGTACTCTGAATAA